One region of Salvelinus sp. IW2-2015 linkage group LG6.1, ASM291031v2, whole genome shotgun sequence genomic DNA includes:
- the LOC111964986 gene encoding hemojuvelin-like isoform X1 yields MGTLALCSHYSQLSWKHSVIVALLLFHLCCLQVWASCRILRCNSDFVAVTLDLGGSGGGGGGGSREGNAGYCSALRSYAMCTRRMARACRGDLAYHSAVQGIEDLLIQHSCPRTGPTAQPRPLPQAPISGDACIYEKGYLQREGRTPDYLHCGVFGDPHVRTFRDEFQTCAVQGAWPLIDNEYLYVQATSAPMRGGAYATALITITIIFKNWRQCIEQQIYQAELDNVPAAFLDGSVTSGERQGQHSLSVHSDLPGRQAEIRAAHIGTTLVVRQSGRSLGLSVRSPSAIAEAFTPEQDLQLCVYGCPPSQRLETLPSPSSSSSLSSSSSSQPSAAAHVHCAALLPARDIYYQACLFDLLATGDLNSSTAAVAALEDARGMISDPNKVHLLLVGKADGSSPCLPLILAVAVLSEHLLALWTGQCL; encoded by the exons ATGGGGACACTGGCCCTTTGCAGCCACTACTCACAGCTGTCATGGAAACACAGCGTCATAGTGGCATTGCtactgtttcacctgtgctgccTGCAAG TATGGGCATCCTGTCGCATCCTGAGGTGCAACTCTGACTTTGTAGCTGTCACCCTGGACCTTGGGGGCAGCGGTGGGGGCGGAGGAGGCGGCAGCAGAGAGGGCAATGCGGGCTACTGCAGTGCCCTCCGCTCCTATGCCATGTGTACCCGCCGCATGGCCCGTGCCTGCCGGGGCGACCTGGCCTACCACTCAGCCGTGCAGGGCATCGAGGACCTCCTCATCCAGCACAGCTGCCCCAGGACAGGCCCCACCGCTCAGCCCCGGCCCCTGCCACAGGCCCCCATCTCTGGGGACGCCTGTATCTACGAGAAGGGCTACCTCCAGCGTGAGGGCCGGACCCCTGACTATCTCCACTGTGGGGTGTTCGGGGATCCCCATGTTCGCACCTTCCGTGATGAGTTCCAGACGTGCGCTGTACAAGGGGCCTGGCCACTGATAGATAATGAGTATCTATACGTTCAGGCAACTAGCGCCCCCATGAGAGGAGGGGCGTATGCCACGGCTCTCATCACG ATTACCATCATCTTTAAGAACTGGCGCCAGTGTATCGAGCAGCAGATCTACCAGGCGGAGCTGGACAACGTTCCCGCAGCCTTCTTGGACGGCTCAGTGACCAGCGGGGAGAGGCAGGGCCAGCACAGCCTGAGCGTCCACTCTGATCTGCCTGGGCGCCAGGCTGAGATCCGTGCTGCCCACATCGGCACCACCCTGGTGGTGCGTCAGAGTGGGCGGTCCCTGGGCCTGTCAGTACGCTCGCCAAGTGCCATTGCTGAAGCATTCACCCCCGAGCAGGACCTGCAGCTGTGTGTATATGGCTGCCCACCTTCACAGCGCCTAGAGACGCTACCCagcccctcttcttcctcctccctttcctcctcttcctccagccaGCCCTCTGCTGCAGCCCATGTCCACTGTGCAGCCCTCCTCCCTGCTAGGGACATCTACTACCAGGCCTGCCTGTTTGACCTGCTGGCCACAGGGGACCTCAACTCCAGTACGGCGGCCGTGGCGGCCCTGGAAGACGCCCGGGGAATGATCTCAGACCCCAATAAGGTGCATCTGCTACTGGTGGGCAAGGCCGATGGGAGTAGCCCATGTCTGCCTCTGATCCTGGCTGTGGCCGTCCTATCAGAGCATCTGTTGGCTCTGTGGACGGGGCAGTGTTTATGA
- the LOC111964986 gene encoding hemojuvelin-like isoform X2, whose translation MCTRRMARACRGDLAYHSAVQGIEDLLIQHSCPRTGPTAQPRPLPQAPISGDACIYEKGYLQREGRTPDYLHCGVFGDPHVRTFRDEFQTCAVQGAWPLIDNEYLYVQATSAPMRGGAYATALITITIIFKNWRQCIEQQIYQAELDNVPAAFLDGSVTSGERQGQHSLSVHSDLPGRQAEIRAAHIGTTLVVRQSGRSLGLSVRSPSAIAEAFTPEQDLQLCVYGCPPSQRLETLPSPSSSSSLSSSSSSQPSAAAHVHCAALLPARDIYYQACLFDLLATGDLNSSTAAVAALEDARGMISDPNKVHLLLVGKADGSSPCLPLILAVAVLSEHLLALWTGQCL comes from the exons ATGTGTACCCGCCGCATGGCCCGTGCCTGCCGGGGCGACCTGGCCTACCACTCAGCCGTGCAGGGCATCGAGGACCTCCTCATCCAGCACAGCTGCCCCAGGACAGGCCCCACCGCTCAGCCCCGGCCCCTGCCACAGGCCCCCATCTCTGGGGACGCCTGTATCTACGAGAAGGGCTACCTCCAGCGTGAGGGCCGGACCCCTGACTATCTCCACTGTGGGGTGTTCGGGGATCCCCATGTTCGCACCTTCCGTGATGAGTTCCAGACGTGCGCTGTACAAGGGGCCTGGCCACTGATAGATAATGAGTATCTATACGTTCAGGCAACTAGCGCCCCCATGAGAGGAGGGGCGTATGCCACGGCTCTCATCACG ATTACCATCATCTTTAAGAACTGGCGCCAGTGTATCGAGCAGCAGATCTACCAGGCGGAGCTGGACAACGTTCCCGCAGCCTTCTTGGACGGCTCAGTGACCAGCGGGGAGAGGCAGGGCCAGCACAGCCTGAGCGTCCACTCTGATCTGCCTGGGCGCCAGGCTGAGATCCGTGCTGCCCACATCGGCACCACCCTGGTGGTGCGTCAGAGTGGGCGGTCCCTGGGCCTGTCAGTACGCTCGCCAAGTGCCATTGCTGAAGCATTCACCCCCGAGCAGGACCTGCAGCTGTGTGTATATGGCTGCCCACCTTCACAGCGCCTAGAGACGCTACCCagcccctcttcttcctcctccctttcctcctcttcctccagccaGCCCTCTGCTGCAGCCCATGTCCACTGTGCAGCCCTCCTCCCTGCTAGGGACATCTACTACCAGGCCTGCCTGTTTGACCTGCTGGCCACAGGGGACCTCAACTCCAGTACGGCGGCCGTGGCGGCCCTGGAAGACGCCCGGGGAATGATCTCAGACCCCAATAAGGTGCATCTGCTACTGGTGGGCAAGGCCGATGGGAGTAGCCCATGTCTGCCTCTGATCCTGGCTGTGGCCGTCCTATCAGAGCATCTGTTGGCTCTGTGGACGGGGCAGTGTTTATGA